In Oscillatoria acuminata PCC 6304, a single window of DNA contains:
- a CDS encoding TrkH family potassium uptake protein: MIKLRPYTKTILRDVGLMLHIPGGMALVSLWVCVAFREFYAIAPFLLTSLVSFGIGQLLYRSVHQYSEEAHLRHAMITVALSWGLIPLVGAIPFLVIASHLAPLPDASETVILFQNPWNAVFESFSGFTSTGLTMAFNPRELPYCLQWWRSFMEWVGGVGTIVLMLSVLDPSTEPFQLYNAEGRSRRIALTVRGTVRQLWKIYLVYTAVCISIFGVLGMPWWDALNYGLTTSSMGGFDLTPDGIGSYSRMIQLALVPLMIIGAISFAIHVRLIRDRQFSLLWNREEYRALWLLLGVGVVLLFLENYWFQGSFLWIDSLFQWVSALTTCGFNTVKVETWSASAKLLLSVAMAVGGAAGSTVGGLKIKRVLVLYKGVLWHFRRISLRPHQLMRYQLDGKSLGEAEAYRRIEGAAVLAVLWISWLAIGVMVLNRLVPEKYQLSDTIFEAASALSGVGLSTGISHPNLHWDGKLVLILLMWMGRLEIIPVMLLLSALMRKMKARIFKI, translated from the coding sequence TTGATTAAGCTGCGGCCCTATACCAAAACAATTCTGCGGGATGTGGGATTAATGCTGCATATCCCTGGAGGAATGGCATTGGTCTCCCTGTGGGTTTGCGTTGCCTTTCGGGAGTTTTATGCGATCGCCCCTTTTTTGTTGACCAGCTTAGTCTCCTTTGGCATCGGTCAACTGCTCTATCGCAGCGTTCATCAGTATAGCGAAGAAGCGCACCTGCGTCATGCCATGATTACAGTCGCCCTGAGTTGGGGGTTAATTCCCTTAGTCGGTGCGATTCCCTTTTTGGTAATTGCCTCCCATCTCGCCCCCTTGCCAGACGCATCCGAGACCGTTATCCTGTTTCAAAATCCTTGGAATGCTGTTTTTGAATCCTTTTCCGGCTTTACCAGTACGGGATTGACAATGGCCTTCAACCCCCGAGAACTGCCTTACTGCTTGCAATGGTGGCGTTCCTTTATGGAATGGGTTGGGGGAGTGGGAACCATCGTCTTGATGCTGTCCGTACTCGACCCCTCCACCGAACCCTTTCAACTCTACAATGCGGAAGGACGCAGCAGGCGGATTGCCTTGACGGTGAGGGGAACTGTGCGTCAACTGTGGAAAATTTACCTGGTTTATACGGCGGTTTGTATCAGCATATTCGGGGTACTGGGAATGCCTTGGTGGGATGCACTCAACTACGGACTCACCACCAGTTCGATGGGTGGATTTGATTTAACCCCAGACGGGATCGGGTCCTATAGTCGGATGATTCAGTTGGCGCTCGTACCCCTGATGATTATTGGGGCCATCAGCTTTGCGATTCATGTCAGACTAATACGCGATCGCCAGTTCTCTCTCTTGTGGAACCGGGAAGAATATCGCGCCCTCTGGCTACTGTTAGGGGTCGGGGTAGTCCTCTTGTTTTTAGAAAACTATTGGTTTCAGGGGTCCTTCCTGTGGATTGACAGTCTGTTTCAATGGGTTTCTGCCTTGACCACTTGTGGCTTTAACACCGTAAAAGTGGAAACCTGGAGTGCGAGTGCCAAACTGTTATTAAGTGTCGCAATGGCAGTCGGAGGGGCTGCGGGGTCCACGGTGGGCGGACTGAAAATCAAGCGGGTCCTGGTCCTTTATAAGGGAGTCCTGTGGCACTTTCGCAGGATTTCTCTGCGACCCCATCAACTGATGCGCTATCAGCTAGATGGTAAATCCTTGGGGGAAGCGGAAGCCTATCGCCGCATTGAGGGGGCGGCAGTTTTGGCCGTACTCTGGATCAGTTGGTTAGCCATTGGGGTGATGGTTTTAAACCGTCTGGTTCCGGAGAAATACCAATTAAGCGATACGATTTTTGAAGCTGCTTCCGCACTCAGTGGAGTGGGTTTGTCTACGGGAATTTCTCATCCCAATTTGCATTGGGATGGGAAACTGGTGTTGATTTTGTTGATGTGGATGGGGCGACTGGAGATTATCCCGGTGATGTTGCTCTTAAGCGCTCTGATGCGGAAGATGAAGGCCCGCATTTTTAAGATTTAG
- the ppc gene encoding phosphoenolpyruvate carboxylase: MTVRLEPSNSVMTVSSSDLFLRHRLKVVEDLWESVLRTECGQELVVLLAQLRAMYSSEGQAYNFSESSVLKLVEQLDLNDAIRAARAFALYFQLINIVEQHYDQRDRLRGGAGPNTGVSENQQFDVPKESPYFASSQTVTRRRELANFSALFPKLKQLNVPPQQIQKIMESLDIRLVFTAHPTEIVRHTLRTKQRRLAQILQELDTLEEGRQPDSQTTSCETKDLIEALTEEIRLWWRTDELHQFKPSVLDEVDYTLHYFKEVLFDAVPQLHQRLKRSLQASFPYLQPPRYNFCKFGSWVGSDRDGNPYCTPSITWKTACYQRQLILDKYMGSLDRLSQLLSLSLHWSDVLPELLESLEQDRLQMPDIYEKLAIRYRQEPYRLKLAYICHRLENTRDRNQRLYTESDWNRHLSDIKNAPMYHSGSEFLDELRLIQRNLAATGLSCRDLEQLICQVEIYGFILAHLDIRQESSRHSTAITEIAEYLQILPRPYDDLSEAEKTEWLTTELKTRRPLIPGELPFSEQNSEIISTFRMLRALQEEFGLEICQTYIISMSRDVSDLLEVLLLAKEAGLYDPATGMGTIQVVPLFETVEDLKHAPTVIEDLFELPLYHALLSGGYQNALPVTATETTGAPNISNLKSSHIQVPKLQEVMLGYSDSNKDSGFLSSNWEIHKAQKALQLIGDRFGVVLRIFHGRGGSVGRGGGPAYEAILAQPGRSINGRIKITEQGEVLASKYTLPELALYNLETIASAVVQSSLLGSGFDDIEAWNQIMEELADCSRQHYRALIYEQPDFIDFFHEVTPIDEISKLQISSRPARRSSGKRDLGSLRAIPWVFSWTQTRFLLPAWYGVGTALNNFLEQEPEEHLKLLRYFYLKWPFFKMVISKVEMTLSKVDLEMAHHYVRELTQPENRDRFEALFTQIASEFNQTRDLVLAITEHQRLLDGDPDLQRSVQLRNATIVPLGLLQVSLLKRLREHQSQSVTGVIHSRYSKGELLRGALLTINGIAAGMRNTG; the protein is encoded by the coding sequence ATGACTGTACGACTCGAACCCTCAAATTCTGTTATGACAGTTAGTTCATCCGACTTATTTTTACGGCATCGTCTCAAAGTCGTCGAGGACTTATGGGAGTCCGTCCTGCGGACTGAATGCGGTCAGGAATTAGTGGTTCTACTGGCGCAATTGCGAGCAATGTATTCCTCCGAGGGACAAGCCTACAACTTTTCGGAATCCAGTGTTCTGAAATTAGTAGAACAGTTAGACCTCAATGATGCAATTCGGGCCGCTCGGGCCTTTGCCCTGTATTTCCAACTGATTAACATTGTCGAACAACATTACGACCAGCGCGATCGCCTGCGGGGTGGAGCCGGACCGAACACCGGCGTCTCTGAAAATCAGCAATTCGACGTTCCCAAAGAAAGCCCTTATTTCGCCAGCAGTCAAACCGTGACTCGCCGCCGCGAATTAGCCAATTTTTCCGCTTTATTTCCCAAATTAAAGCAGTTGAATGTGCCCCCGCAGCAAATCCAGAAAATCATGGAAAGTCTGGATATTCGCTTGGTTTTTACAGCTCATCCGACGGAAATTGTGCGTCATACCCTAAGAACCAAACAGCGGCGACTGGCTCAAATTTTGCAAGAACTCGACACCCTAGAAGAAGGTCGGCAACCAGATAGCCAAACCACATCTTGTGAAACGAAAGACCTGATCGAGGCGCTCACTGAAGAAATTCGCCTGTGGTGGCGAACGGACGAATTGCATCAGTTTAAACCCTCCGTCCTTGATGAAGTAGATTATACCCTACATTATTTCAAAGAGGTCCTATTTGATGCAGTTCCTCAACTTCATCAACGGTTAAAACGCTCGTTGCAAGCGTCCTTCCCCTATCTGCAACCCCCCCGTTACAACTTCTGCAAATTTGGCTCTTGGGTCGGTTCGGACCGCGATGGAAATCCCTATTGCACTCCTTCTATTACCTGGAAAACCGCCTGCTATCAGCGGCAGTTAATCCTAGACAAATACATGGGTTCTCTTGATCGCTTGTCCCAACTCCTGTCTTTGTCTTTGCACTGGAGTGATGTCTTACCCGAACTCCTCGAATCCCTGGAACAAGACCGACTGCAAATGCCAGACATCTATGAGAAACTGGCAATTCGCTATCGACAGGAACCCTATCGGTTAAAACTCGCCTATATCTGCCATCGCTTAGAAAATACCCGCGATCGCAATCAGCGTCTTTACACCGAATCCGATTGGAATCGTCATTTGAGCGATATCAAAAACGCTCCCATGTATCACTCTGGGTCGGAATTTCTTGACGAATTACGCCTGATTCAACGCAATTTAGCCGCAACTGGGTTAAGCTGTCGAGACTTGGAACAACTCATCTGTCAAGTCGAAATCTATGGCTTTATTTTGGCCCATTTAGATATTCGCCAAGAGTCATCTCGCCACAGTACAGCCATCACAGAAATCGCGGAATATCTGCAAATCTTACCCCGCCCTTACGATGACCTATCGGAAGCGGAAAAAACTGAATGGTTGACCACAGAACTGAAAACCAGACGTCCTTTAATCCCCGGAGAACTGCCCTTTTCTGAGCAAAACAGCGAGATTATTTCCACCTTTAGAATGCTGCGGGCGCTTCAAGAAGAGTTTGGCTTGGAAATCTGTCAAACTTACATCATTAGCATGAGCCGTGATGTCAGTGATTTGTTAGAAGTCCTCCTGCTTGCCAAAGAAGCGGGTCTTTATGACCCCGCTACCGGGATGGGAACAATTCAAGTCGTCCCCTTATTTGAAACCGTAGAGGATTTAAAACACGCACCGACGGTCATTGAGGACCTGTTTGAACTTCCGCTTTATCATGCTTTACTCTCTGGGGGATACCAAAATGCTCTCCCGGTAACCGCCACGGAAACAACGGGTGCGCCGAACATTTCTAATCTGAAATCTTCTCACATTCAGGTTCCTAAATTGCAGGAGGTGATGCTGGGGTATTCCGATAGTAATAAAGATTCGGGATTTTTAAGCAGTAACTGGGAAATTCATAAAGCCCAGAAAGCGCTCCAACTGATTGGCGATCGCTTTGGCGTTGTCCTGCGGATCTTTCACGGTCGCGGCGGGTCTGTCGGTCGCGGGGGCGGTCCAGCTTATGAAGCGATTTTAGCTCAACCGGGTCGCAGTATTAACGGGCGCATTAAAATTACCGAACAAGGGGAAGTTTTAGCCAGTAAATACACCTTGCCTGAGTTAGCCCTTTATAACTTAGAAACCATCGCCAGTGCTGTGGTTCAAAGTAGCTTACTCGGGTCCGGCTTTGATGATATCGAAGCCTGGAATCAAATCATGGAAGAGTTGGCCGATTGTTCACGCCAACATTATCGCGCCTTGATTTATGAACAACCTGATTTTATCGATTTCTTTCATGAAGTCACCCCCATTGATGAAATCAGCAAGCTACAAATCTCTTCGCGACCCGCAAGACGCAGTAGCGGCAAACGAGATTTAGGTTCCCTCCGGGCCATTCCTTGGGTCTTTAGCTGGACCCAAACTCGCTTCCTTCTCCCTGCTTGGTATGGAGTTGGAACTGCTTTGAATAATTTTCTAGAACAGGAACCGGAAGAACATCTGAAACTCCTGCGCTATTTCTATCTGAAATGGCCGTTCTTTAAGATGGTGATTTCTAAAGTAGAAATGACCCTCTCTAAGGTGGATCTAGAAATGGCCCATCACTATGTTCGGGAACTCACCCAACCGGAAAATCGCGATCGCTTTGAAGCCCTGTTCACTCAAATTGCCAGCGAATTTAACCAAACCCGCGATTTAGTGCTGGCGATTACCGAACATCAACGCCTGTTAGATGGAGACCCGGATTTACAGCGATCGGTCCAGTTACGAAATGCCACCATCGTCCCCCTGGGTTTATTACAAGTCTCCCTCCTCAAACGCCTGCGCGAACATCAAAGTCAGTCCGTGACAGGAGTAATTCACTCCCGATACAGCAAAGGCGAATTGCTACGCGGTGCCCTATTAACCATCAACGGCATCGCTGCCGGCATGAGAAATACCGGCTGA
- a CDS encoding potassium channel family protein: MSLRATCVFEPEGALTWIQKGAIAIKLMYFIIVGAGPEGSSLAELALNDGHKVAVIEASEEHARKIVEKYDVEVFHGDIAGGGMLEEAQADKADVLVATTGDDSVNLMTMFLGKDCGIKTLISRVNQSCHQGLFEKLGVQVLVNPEVIIAQHLYGMVQEE, translated from the coding sequence ATGTCCCTGCGAGCCACCTGTGTTTTTGAGCCGGAAGGGGCCTTAACTTGGATTCAGAAAGGAGCGATCGCCATCAAGCTGATGTATTTTATTATCGTTGGTGCGGGGCCAGAAGGCTCTAGTTTAGCGGAATTAGCCCTCAATGACGGTCACAAGGTAGCCGTAATTGAGGCATCGGAGGAACACGCCCGCAAGATTGTGGAAAAATATGATGTGGAAGTCTTTCATGGAGATATTGCGGGTGGGGGGATGTTAGAAGAAGCCCAAGCAGACAAAGCGGATGTGTTGGTGGCGACGACTGGCGATGATTCTGTGAACCTGATGACGATGTTTCTGGGAAAAGACTGTGGAATTAAGACCCTGATTAGTCGGGTTAACCAATCGTGTCATCAAGGACTGTTTGAAAAACTGGGAGTGCAGGTGTTGGTGAACCCCGAGGTGATTATCGCCCAACATCTCTATGGCATGGTTCAGGAAGAATAA
- a CDS encoding thymidylate synthase encodes MFRNSTQAFYAELKALLESNETVLWGGVELKSGRSRLMKITSPCERVDIIPHLNSNIFAQIAATFWEMAGRKDLRFLYHYLPQALDFFEEEPTQVSSYDSSLKSWHLSKELQKVVQILNTDSSSRNAVINLSQPQLKNSENPGNTAQNWMQFLIRNGKLHLNVCLQSHDMFSGTSGINPFGLSIIQEAVAYWTGTQVGEYCYFISELHLGDRHQNQAQKVLDSYTPKTLYEFGFTPPQFTTPFAEIDSTLSRWFELEHQMRQGSFRITNELSNISDDLVRNSLELLYIYNRHQHGDKPQEIAKLIAQLPPNDFKIATIEYFTRLWNNHEIIPLQPQEKDYFDYLWQRTEPTHSYSFSSIFELLSTLHYKKTLVYKNSWKKHGEALGVFAGISRKYDRLETMFTENVKPTADESVLDTFADLAVYSTKYLTYLAEHYPEMFQHFIHPDLNRDSLQTYWHNEGFDPTSKLLTQRYHASEQWQQISSYQGCFEAIRDAYKELEDIFVNQDWRVSDRRKCSLSADLAIVSLHYLVLASQQEPENFQKFAEAIANL; translated from the coding sequence ATGTTTAGAAATAGCACTCAGGCATTCTACGCAGAACTCAAAGCATTGTTAGAGTCCAATGAAACGGTTTTGTGGGGCGGTGTAGAACTTAAATCAGGGCGATCGCGCCTCATGAAAATCACTTCACCCTGCGAACGAGTTGATATCATTCCTCATCTCAATTCTAATATTTTTGCTCAAATTGCCGCTACCTTTTGGGAAATGGCCGGTCGTAAAGACTTAAGATTTTTATATCACTATTTACCCCAAGCCCTTGACTTTTTTGAGGAGGAACCTACGCAGGTTAGCAGTTACGATTCCAGTTTAAAATCCTGGCATCTCAGCAAAGAATTGCAAAAAGTTGTCCAAATTTTAAACACCGATTCCAGTAGCCGCAATGCAGTAATAAACTTATCGCAACCTCAATTAAAAAATTCAGAAAATCCTGGAAATACTGCCCAGAATTGGATGCAATTTTTAATCAGAAACGGTAAACTGCATCTAAATGTTTGTCTCCAGTCCCATGATATGTTTTCCGGTACTTCAGGAATTAATCCCTTTGGATTGAGCATTATTCAAGAAGCAGTCGCCTATTGGACGGGGACCCAAGTGGGTGAATATTGCTACTTTATCAGCGAATTGCATCTAGGCGATCGTCACCAGAACCAAGCGCAAAAGGTCCTAGACTCCTACACCCCCAAAACCTTGTATGAATTCGGATTTACACCCCCTCAATTTACCACCCCATTTGCAGAAATAGATAGTACCCTATCGCGCTGGTTTGAGTTAGAACATCAAATGCGGCAAGGGTCATTTAGAATAACTAACGAACTCAGCAACATCTCCGATGACTTAGTTAGAAACAGCTTGGAACTCCTGTACATTTACAATCGACACCAGCATGGAGACAAACCGCAAGAAATCGCCAAATTAATCGCCCAATTACCTCCAAATGACTTCAAAATTGCCACAATAGAGTATTTTACCCGACTCTGGAACAACCACGAAATCATCCCCTTGCAACCCCAGGAAAAAGACTACTTTGATTATTTGTGGCAAAGAACAGAACCGACTCACTCCTACTCTTTTTCAAGCATCTTCGAGTTATTAAGCACACTCCATTACAAGAAAACCCTAGTTTATAAAAATAGCTGGAAAAAACATGGAGAAGCCCTCGGTGTATTTGCCGGAATTTCCCGCAAATATGACCGCCTCGAAACCATGTTCACCGAAAATGTCAAACCCACTGCGGACGAATCGGTACTGGATACTTTTGCCGATTTAGCCGTCTATTCCACCAAATATTTAACCTATCTGGCGGAACATTATCCTGAAATGTTTCAACACTTCATTCACCCCGATTTAAACAGAGACAGCTTACAAACCTATTGGCATAACGAAGGCTTCGACCCGACTTCTAAATTACTGACTCAACGGTATCATGCATCAGAACAATGGCAGCAGATATCTAGCTATCAAGGCTGTTTTGAGGCGATTCGAGATGCTTATAAAGAATTAGAGGATATCTTTGTCAACCAGGATTGGAGAGTCAGCGATCGGCGTAAATGTAGCTTATCCGCAGACTTGGCGATCGTCTCCCTGCACTATCTCGTCCTAGCATCGCAACAGGAACCGGAGAATTTCCAGAAATTTGCGGAGGCGATCGCAAACTTGTAA
- the crtD gene encoding C-3',4' desaturase CrtD — MSSHHQGKNKPRVIVIGAGIGGLTAGALLAKRGYSVRVFDLAIVPGGCASTFRRQGFTFDVGATQVAGLEPGGIHHRIFSELGINLPEATDCDPACAVFLPGETTPINIWRDPQRWQRERQRQFPGSEPFWQLMATLFRASWQFQGRDPVLPPRNLWDLWQLIKAFRPDTMVTVPFTLMTVGNALRGLGLHQDKRLKTFLDLQLKLYSQVNAQETALLYAATALGVSQSPQGLSHLKGSMQVLSDRLVEGLEKHGGELFMRHTVKQIQVTETGASTVTIFNQKTGEIWTEQPDLIVANVPVQNLVTLVELPKDSENLFQQLYRRRVENLPPASGAFVVYLGVKQEAIPENCPPHLQFLYDYEGEIGENNSLFVSVSRVGDGRSPEGMATITASSFTDTQIWADCEDYSRLKQQYETAAIARLGGYFALNAETIVYQESATPRTFARFTGRDRGIVGGVGQRVATFGPFGLATRTPIPHLWLVGDSTHPGEGTAGVSYSALTAVRQIEAEGY; from the coding sequence ATGTCTAGCCATCATCAGGGTAAAAACAAACCTCGTGTTATTGTGATTGGGGCAGGAATTGGCGGGTTAACTGCCGGGGCGTTATTAGCCAAGCGAGGCTATTCAGTGCGGGTTTTCGACTTGGCGATCGTACCCGGGGGCTGTGCCTCGACCTTCCGGCGACAGGGATTTACCTTTGATGTAGGCGCAACCCAAGTAGCGGGATTAGAACCGGGGGGGATTCATCACCGGATTTTTTCAGAATTAGGAATCAATCTGCCCGAGGCAACGGATTGTGACCCTGCCTGCGCGGTGTTTCTACCTGGAGAAACCACCCCGATTAATATTTGGCGGGACCCGCAACGATGGCAACGAGAACGCCAGCGCCAGTTTCCCGGTAGCGAACCCTTTTGGCAGTTAATGGCCACTTTATTTCGGGCTTCCTGGCAGTTTCAAGGACGGGACCCGGTTTTACCACCGAGGAATCTATGGGATCTGTGGCAGTTAATCAAAGCCTTCCGTCCCGATACGATGGTTACAGTTCCCTTTACATTAATGACGGTGGGGAATGCCTTGCGAGGTTTGGGATTACACCAAGACAAGCGGCTGAAAACCTTTCTGGATTTGCAATTGAAATTATATTCCCAGGTGAATGCCCAGGAAACGGCGTTATTGTATGCAGCTACGGCGTTAGGGGTCTCCCAATCTCCCCAAGGGTTATCTCATTTAAAAGGGAGTATGCAAGTTTTGAGCGATCGCCTGGTGGAAGGGTTAGAAAAACATGGGGGCGAACTGTTCATGCGCCATACGGTCAAACAGATTCAGGTTACAGAAACCGGCGCATCGACGGTGACGATTTTCAATCAAAAAACTGGGGAAATTTGGACGGAACAACCGGATTTAATTGTTGCTAATGTGCCGGTGCAGAATCTGGTCACTCTAGTGGAGTTGCCCAAAGATTCAGAAAACTTATTTCAGCAGTTGTATCGGCGTCGGGTGGAGAATTTACCTCCGGCATCCGGGGCATTTGTGGTTTATTTGGGGGTCAAACAAGAAGCGATTCCGGAAAATTGTCCGCCGCATTTACAATTTTTGTATGACTATGAAGGAGAAATTGGGGAGAATAATTCTTTATTTGTGTCGGTGAGTCGGGTTGGAGATGGCCGATCGCCCGAGGGGATGGCAACGATTACCGCTTCTTCGTTTACGGATACGCAAATTTGGGCCGATTGTGAGGATTATTCCCGGTTAAAACAACAGTATGAAACCGCCGCCATCGCCCGGTTGGGAGGGTATTTTGCCCTGAATGCAGAGACGATTGTTTATCAGGAATCGGCAACGCCGCGTACCTTTGCCCGGTTTACGGGACGCGATCGCGGGATTGTGGGAGGGGTTGGGCAGCGGGTCGCCACATTCGGACCCTTTGGACTAGCGACGCGGACTCCCATTCCTCATCTGTGGTTAGTGGGAGATTCCACCCATCCCGGGGAAGGAACCGCTGGGGTAAGTTATTCCGCCCTCACGGCGGTTCGGCAAATTGAAGCTGAGGGATATTAA
- a CDS encoding M16 family metallopeptidase gives MTSTLVKFSSLPRLNCPKIHRLANGLTIIAEQMPVEAVNLSIWANVGSAVESDEINGMAHFLEHMVFKGTQRLESGEFERRIEERGAVTNAATSQDYTHYYITSAPQDFAELAPLQIDVVLNPSIPEDGFERERLVVLEEIRRSQDNPRRRIYSRAMETAFERLPYRRPVLGPTETIAGLKAQQMRDFHGTWYQPRTLTAVAVGNLPVEQLIGIVAEGFEKNGRPAFSLNPNWQLATDEEELIPEPSQVIGATPEPAFENIVRREFVDEKLQQARLVMMWRVPGLRELNKTYALDAIASILGRGRMGRLVQDLREEKGLVSGISVSNSSFHHQGVFTISAHLPSENLEVVEAAIQEHLRTFHQEVVRQSEIDRIVTQVVNRFVFSNETPSDRANLYGYYHSLIGDLEPAFNYPTHLQSLTPEDLQQAALDYLSADAYGLVTIKPAV, from the coding sequence ATGACTTCAACGCTTGTTAAGTTTTCCTCTCTCCCGCGTCTGAACTGCCCCAAAATCCATCGACTCGCCAATGGATTGACGATTATAGCAGAACAGATGCCAGTGGAGGCGGTGAACCTGAGCATTTGGGCAAATGTTGGTTCGGCGGTGGAATCCGATGAGATCAACGGGATGGCCCACTTTTTGGAGCACATGGTTTTCAAAGGAACCCAACGCCTTGAAAGCGGAGAGTTTGAGCGCCGCATTGAGGAACGCGGTGCTGTGACAAATGCTGCTACAAGTCAGGATTATACGCACTACTATATTACCTCAGCCCCCCAGGATTTTGCTGAACTTGCCCCCTTACAAATTGATGTGGTCCTCAACCCGAGTATTCCCGAGGATGGGTTTGAACGGGAAAGACTGGTGGTTTTGGAAGAAATTCGGCGATCGCAGGATAATCCTCGTCGCCGCATTTATTCTCGGGCGATGGAAACCGCCTTTGAACGATTGCCTTACCGTCGCCCGGTGTTGGGTCCAACGGAGACGATCGCTGGACTGAAGGCACAGCAAATGCGGGATTTTCACGGAACCTGGTATCAACCGCGAACGCTCACTGCTGTTGCGGTAGGCAATTTACCCGTGGAACAATTAATCGGGATTGTGGCAGAGGGGTTTGAAAAAAACGGACGTCCTGCTTTCTCTCTCAATCCCAACTGGCAACTCGCCACCGATGAGGAAGAACTCATCCCAGAACCGAGTCAAGTCATCGGCGCAACCCCAGAACCCGCCTTCGAGAACATTGTGCGCCGGGAATTTGTTGATGAAAAGCTGCAACAGGCCAGACTGGTGATGATGTGGCGAGTTCCGGGATTAAGGGAGTTAAACAAAACTTACGCCTTGGATGCGATCGCCTCGATTCTGGGACGCGGACGAATGGGACGATTGGTCCAGGATTTACGAGAAGAGAAAGGGTTGGTTTCGGGCATTTCGGTCAGTAATAGCTCTTTTCATCACCAGGGTGTTTTCACGATTTCCGCTCACTTGCCCTCGGAAAATCTGGAAGTAGTGGAAGCGGCAATCCAGGAACATCTTCGCACATTCCATCAAGAGGTGGTGCGTCAATCGGAAATTGATCGCATTGTCACTCAGGTGGTGAATCGGTTTGTTTTTAGTAACGAGACACCGAGCGATCGGGCTAATCTCTATGGATATTATCATTCTCTGATCGGAGATTTAGAACCGGCGTTTAATTATCCCACTCACTTACAGTCTCTCACACCAGAGGACCTCCAGCAAGCGGCATTAGACTATCTGTCTGCGGATGCTTATGGCCTGGTGACGATTAAACCGGCTGTATAA
- a CDS encoding STAS domain-containing protein yields the protein MNVIVKPQGNLDVKVSAMLQQKIAALVAENYNHYFIDLAGVKSLSHCGVSTLLAVARLVRKTGKRLSLCNLNSSVQYILEISDLACELDILESGCDDERLRVSPTILV from the coding sequence ATGAACGTCATTGTTAAACCCCAGGGAAATTTAGATGTAAAAGTCTCCGCAATGCTTCAGCAAAAAATTGCAGCTTTAGTGGCAGAAAACTATAATCATTATTTCATCGATTTGGCCGGGGTCAAATCCTTGAGTCATTGTGGGGTCAGCACCTTATTGGCAGTCGCCCGCCTAGTTCGCAAAACCGGAAAACGTTTAAGTTTGTGCAACTTAAATAGTTCAGTTCAGTACATTTTAGAAATCAGCGACCTGGCCTGCGAACTCGATATTTTAGAATCGGGTTGTGATGATGAACGGCTGCGAGTTAGTCCCACCATCCTGGTCTAA
- a CDS encoding Npun_R2479 family HD domain-containing metalloprotein, whose product MYSITQILISDFVEKLREGYYRMYGGLKPDYADIIAWAGGMALENIANSDALYHNVEHTILVTLVGQEILRGKHIREGGVSCEDWLHFTISLLCHDIGYVKGVCREDSEGLYATGINGTMIALDPGCTDASLTPYHVDRGKLFIEERFGGHKLINSEEIKFNIELTRFPVPAEADHQDTVHYPGLVRAADLIGQLSDPRYLKKISALFYEFEETGFNQKVGYRNPGDLRKNYSKFYWGVVHQYIKNGLSCLELTQQGKQIIANLYANVFVVEHEPPKPE is encoded by the coding sequence ATGTACAGCATCACACAGATATTAATTTCCGACTTTGTTGAAAAACTCCGCGAAGGCTATTACCGAATGTATGGCGGATTGAAACCCGACTATGCCGACATTATTGCCTGGGCTGGAGGCATGGCGTTAGAGAATATTGCCAACAGTGACGCCCTTTATCATAATGTCGAGCATACCATTTTGGTTACCCTGGTCGGGCAGGAAATTCTCCGTGGGAAACATATCCGCGAAGGCGGGGTTTCTTGTGAAGATTGGCTGCATTTCACTATTTCTTTGTTATGCCATGATATTGGCTATGTGAAAGGAGTCTGCCGAGAAGATAGCGAAGGCTTGTATGCCACAGGCATCAATGGTACAATGATTGCTCTCGATCCGGGCTGCACTGATGCCAGTTTGACGCCCTATCATGTCGATCGCGGAAAACTCTTTATTGAGGAACGGTTTGGGGGTCATAAGTTAATCAATTCTGAAGAAATTAAATTCAACATCGAACTCACTCGATTTCCGGTTCCCGCAGAGGCGGATCATCAAGATACGGTTCACTATCCCGGTTTAGTTCGGGCCGCTGATCTGATTGGTCAACTCAGTGATCCCCGCTATCTCAAGAAGATTTCGGCACTATTTTATGAGTTTGAAGAAACGGGATTTAATCAAAAGGTTGGCTATCGAAATCCCGGAGACCTTAGAAAGAATTATTCTAAATTTTATTGGGGGGTGGTTCATCAATATATTAAAAATGGGTTGAGTTGTCTGGAGTTGACTCAACAGGGAAAACAAATTATTGCTAATCTTTATGCCAATGTGTTCGTTGTTGAACATGAACCTCCTAAGCCAGAATAA